The following are from one region of the Nicotiana tomentosiformis chromosome 7, ASM39032v3, whole genome shotgun sequence genome:
- the LOC138895905 gene encoding uncharacterized protein produces MDVRVSSQLIPKKRSFKYLGSVIQEDGEIDENITHRIGVGWMKWRLASSVFCDRKVPLKLKGKFYRVMVRPAILYGAEYWPVKNYHIQKMKKAEMRILRWMCGHTRLDRIRNENIQVKVGVASMEDKIREVRLR; encoded by the coding sequence ATGGACGTGAGGGTTTCCTCTCAACTCATCCCCAAGAAAAGGAGCTTCAAGTATCTGGGGTCGGTTATTCAAgaggatggggagattgatgagaaTATCACGCACCGTataggggtggggtggatgaaatggaggctagcATCTAGCGTCTTTTGTGACAGGAAGGTGCCTctgaaacttaaaggtaagttctatagagtgatggttagaccggccatattGTATGGTGCAGagtattggccagtcaagaattatcatatccaaaagatgaaaaaggcagaaatgaggatattgagatggatgtgtggacaCACTAGGCTGGATAGGATTAGGAATGAAAATATCCAGGTGAAGGTGGGTGTGGCTTCCATGGAAGACAAGATACGGGAAGTTAGGCTTAGATGA